From a region of the Zonotrichia albicollis isolate bZonAlb1 chromosome 5, bZonAlb1.hap1, whole genome shotgun sequence genome:
- the PCDH18 gene encoding protocadherin-18 isoform X2, protein MYRIDGKMHFLFLFALIVISCNNAVLGKNLKYRIYEEQRVGSVIARLSEDVADVLLKMPNPSSVRFRAMQRGNSPLLVVREDNGEISIGAKIDREQLCQKNLNCSIEFDVITLPTEHLQLFHVEVEVLDINDNSPQFSRALIPIEISESAAVGTRIPLDSAFDPDVGDNSLHTYSLSANDFFSIDVRTRTDGAKYAELIVVRELDRELKSTYELQLTASDKGVPQRSGSSLLKISISDSNDNSPVFEQQSYIIQLLENSPIGTLLIDLNATDPDEGANGKVVYSFSSHVSAKIIETFRIDPEKGHLTLLKQVDYEVTKSYEIDAQAQDMGPNSIPAHCKIIIKVVDVNDNKPEINLNLMSTEREEVACISEGSPLDTFVALVRVQDKDSGVNGEITCKLHGHGHFKLQKTYENNYLILTNATLDREKRSEYILTVIAEDKGTPSLSTVKHFTVQISDENDNPPRFQTNRYEVVILENNSPGAYITSVTATDPDLGDNGQVTYTILENSVLGSSITTYVTIDPSNGAIYALRTFDHEEVNQIAFMVQARDGGSQQLISNATVVLTIIDENDNAPVIVGPALRNSTAEISIPKNAEIGFLVTRIRATDRDSGMNSELSCSIAADKENNIFVMDPQTCDISINVSVESVPAKQWEFLVIVQDKGSPQLSTKALLKCTILEHVYSFSSTEATLISQPSLDISMITIISLGSICAVLLVIMVIFATRCNREKKDTRSYNCRVAESTYQHHPKRPSRQIHKGDITLVPTVNGTLPIRSHHRASPSSSPALERGQMSSRQSHHSHQSLNSLVTISSNHVPENFSLELTHATPAVEVSQLLSMLHQGQYQPRPSFRGNKYSRSYRYALQDMDKFSLKDSGRGDSEAGDSDYDLGRESPIDRLLGEGFSDLFLTDGRIPAAMRLCTEECRVLGHSDQCWMPPLPSPSSDYRSNMFIPGEEFQAPQQQHLQQQQHHQGLEEDAQAADASEKKKSFSTFGKDCQSEEDSGDSCTSSLLSEMSSVFQRLLPPSLDAYTECNETDRSNSLERRKGHLPAKNVNYPPGVAAWAASTHFQNPASNGPALGTHSGAQPSSKWLPAMEEIPENYEEDDFDNVLNHLSDGKHELMDASELVAEINKLLQDVRQN, encoded by the exons ATGTATCGAATCGACGGTAAAATGcactttttattcctttttgcaCTGATCGTAATATCTTGCAATAATGCTGTGCTGGGCAAGAATTTGAAATACAGGATTTATGAGGAGCAGAGGGTTGGATCAGTAATAGCAAGACTATCGGAGGATGTTGCTgatgttttattaaaaatgcCTAACCCTTCCTCAGTTCGGTTTCGAGCCATGCAGAGGGGAAATTCTCCCTTGCTTGTAGTCCGTGAGGATAATGGAGAAATCAGCATAGGAGCTAAAATTGATCGGGAACAACTGTGCCAGAAAAACTTAAACTGCTCCATAGAGTTTGATGTGATCACTCTGCCCACTGAGCATCTGCAGCTTTTCCATGTTGAAGTTGAAGTGCTGGATATTAATGACAACTCTCCACAGTTTTCCAGAGCTCTTATCCCTATTGAGATATCAGAGAGTGCAGCTGTAGGAACTCGGATCCCTTTGGACAGTGCTTTTGATCCAGATGTGGGAGACAACTCCCTTCACACTTATTCCCTTTCTGCAAACGATTTCTTTAGCATTGATGTGAGAACCAGGACTGACGGTGCTAAGTATGCAGAGCTGATTGTGGTCAGAGAGCTGGATCGTGAGCTGAAGTCCACTTACGAACTCCAACTCACTGCTTCTGACAAAGGGGTGCCTCAGAGATCTGGGTCATCCCTCCTGAAAATCAGCATTTCTGATTCCAATGACAACAGCCCTGTGTTTGAGCAGCAGTCATATATTATCCAGCTCTTGGAAAACTCTCCTATTGGGACTTTGCTCATAGACCTCAATGCTACTGATCCAGATGAGGGCGCCAATGGGAAGGTCGTGTATTCCTTTAGCAGTCATGTGTCTGCCAAAATTATAGAAACTTTTAGGATAGATCCAGAAAAAGGTCACCTGACCCTGCTGAAGCAAGTGGACTATGAAGTAACCAAATCCTATGAAATTGACGCTCAGGCTCAGGATATGGGGCCAAATTCTATTCCAGCTCACTGCAAAATTATAATTAAAGTTGTGGATGTGAATGACAACAAGCCAGAAATCAACTTAAATCTGATGTCCACAGAGAGAGAAGAGGTAGCTTGCATTTCTGAGGGGTCACCCCTGGACACCTTTGTTGCCCTGGTCAGAGTGCAAGATAAGGACTCTGGTGTGAATGGAGAGATCACTTGTAAGCTCCATGGGCACGGCCACTTTAAACTTCAAAAGACTTATGAAAATAACTATTTAATCTTAACTAATGCCACTCTAGATAGGGAAAAGAGATCTGAATACATCTTGACTGTAATAGCAGAGGACAAGGGAACGCCAAGTCTCTCCACAGTGAAACACTTTACTGTCCAAATCAGTGATGAAAATGACAACCCACCCCGCTTCCAGACAAACAGATATGAAGTTGTTATCTTGGAAAATAACTCTCCTGGAGCATACATCACATCAGTCACAGCCACAGACCCAGATCTAGGTGACAATGGGCAGGTGACATACACTATTTTGGAGAACTCTGTTTTGGGAAGTTCTATAACCACCTACGTGACCATCGATCCCTCCAACGGGGCGATCTATGCCCTGCGAACCTTTGATCATGAAGAAGTAAATCAAATTGCCTTCATGGTCCAAGCTAGGGATGGAGGGAGCCAGCAGCTCATTAGCAATGCCACGGTTGTACTCACCATCATCGATGAGAATGACAACGCTCCCGTCATCGTGGGGCCGGCGCTACGcaacagcacagcagaaatCTCAATCCCTAAAAATGCTGAAATTGGCTTTCTTGTCACCAGGATAAGGGCTACAGACAGAGACTCTGGTATGAACTCTGAGCTCAGCTGCTCCATAGCAGCTGACAAGGAAAACAACATCTTTGTGATGGATCCCCAGACTTGTGACATCTCTATCAATGTGAGTGTTGAATCAGTTCCAGCAAAACAATGGGAGTTTTTGGTGATAGTCCAGGATAAAGGTAGTCCTCAGCTTAGTACTAAAGCTCTTCTGAAATGTACCATTTTGGAGCATGTTTATTCATTTTCAAGCACTGAAGCAACTTTGATaagccagccctccctggaCATCTCCATGATAACCATTATATCCTTAGGATCTATATGTGCTGTGCTGTTGGTTATTATGGTTATCTTTGCCACGAGATGCAATCGAGAGAAAAAGGACACCAGGTCTTACAACTGTCGCGTGGCCGAATCGACCTACCAGCACCACCCAAAACGTCCCTCCAGGCAGATCCACAAAGGGGACATCACACTGGTGCCAACGGTAAATGGCACTCTGCCCATCAGGTCCCACCACAGAGCTTCACCGTCATCCTCCCCGGCCCTGGAGAGGGGTCAGATGAGCAGCCGGCAGAGCCACCACAGCCACCAGTCCCTGAACAGCCTGGTGACCATCTCCTCCAACCATGTGCCTGAAAACTTCTCCCTGGAACTCACCCATGCTACACCAGCTGTCGAG gtttctcagcttctctCAATGCTTCATCAGGGCCAGTATCAACCAAGGCCAAGTTTTCGAGGAAACAAATATTCCAGAAGCTACAG ATATGCCCTACAAGATATGGATAAATTCAGCTTGAAAGACAGTGGCCGGGGTGATAGTGAAGCTGGAGACAGTGATTATGATTTGGGGAGAGAGTCTCCAATTGACAGACTTCTTGGGGAAGGATTCAGTGACCTTTTCCTTACAGATGGAAGAATTCCTGCAG CCATGCGCCTGTGCACGGAGGAGTGCAGGGTCCTGGGCCACTCGGACCAGTGCTGGATGCCCCCGCTGCCCTCTCCTTCTTCCGACTACAGAAGCAACATGTTCATCCCTGGCGAGGAGTTCCAGGcaccgcagcagcagcacctgcagcagcagcagcaccaccagggcCTCGAGGAGGATGCCCAGGCAGCTGACGCCAGTGAGAAGAAGAAGAGCTTTTCAACATTTGGGAAGGACTGCCAGAGCGAGGAGGATTCAGGGGACTCCTGCACCTCCTCGCTCCTCTCGGAAATGAGCAGCGTCTTCCAGCGCCTGCTGCCGCCCTCGCTGGACGCCTACACGGAGTGCAATGAGACGGATCGCTCCAACTCGCTGGAGCGCAGGAAGGGACATTTGCCAGCCAAGAATGTGAATTATCCACCGGGggtggcagcctgggcagccagCACGCATTTCCAAAACCCTGCCAGCAACGGGCCCGCTCTGGGGACTCACTCGGGCGCGCAGCCTTCGTCCAAATGGCTGCCGGCCATGGAGGAGATCCCGGAGAATTACGAAGAGGATGATTTTGACAATGTGCTCAACCACCTCAGCGATGGCAAACATGAACTCATGGATGCCAGTGAGCTGGTGGCAGAAATTAACAAGCTGCTGCAAGATGTCCGGCAGAACTAG
- the PCDH18 gene encoding protocadherin-18 isoform X1 translates to MYRIDGKMHFLFLFALIVISCNNAVLGKNLKYRIYEEQRVGSVIARLSEDVADVLLKMPNPSSVRFRAMQRGNSPLLVVREDNGEISIGAKIDREQLCQKNLNCSIEFDVITLPTEHLQLFHVEVEVLDINDNSPQFSRALIPIEISESAAVGTRIPLDSAFDPDVGDNSLHTYSLSANDFFSIDVRTRTDGAKYAELIVVRELDRELKSTYELQLTASDKGVPQRSGSSLLKISISDSNDNSPVFEQQSYIIQLLENSPIGTLLIDLNATDPDEGANGKVVYSFSSHVSAKIIETFRIDPEKGHLTLLKQVDYEVTKSYEIDAQAQDMGPNSIPAHCKIIIKVVDVNDNKPEINLNLMSTEREEVACISEGSPLDTFVALVRVQDKDSGVNGEITCKLHGHGHFKLQKTYENNYLILTNATLDREKRSEYILTVIAEDKGTPSLSTVKHFTVQISDENDNPPRFQTNRYEVVILENNSPGAYITSVTATDPDLGDNGQVTYTILENSVLGSSITTYVTIDPSNGAIYALRTFDHEEVNQIAFMVQARDGGSQQLISNATVVLTIIDENDNAPVIVGPALRNSTAEISIPKNAEIGFLVTRIRATDRDSGMNSELSCSIAADKENNIFVMDPQTCDISINVSVESVPAKQWEFLVIVQDKGSPQLSTKALLKCTILEHVYSFSSTEATLISQPSLDISMITIISLGSICAVLLVIMVIFATRCNREKKDTRSYNCRVAESTYQHHPKRPSRQIHKGDITLVPTVNGTLPIRSHHRASPSSSPALERGQMSSRQSHHSHQSLNSLVTISSNHVPENFSLELTHATPAVEQVSQLLSMLHQGQYQPRPSFRGNKYSRSYRYALQDMDKFSLKDSGRGDSEAGDSDYDLGRESPIDRLLGEGFSDLFLTDGRIPAAMRLCTEECRVLGHSDQCWMPPLPSPSSDYRSNMFIPGEEFQAPQQQHLQQQQHHQGLEEDAQAADASEKKKSFSTFGKDCQSEEDSGDSCTSSLLSEMSSVFQRLLPPSLDAYTECNETDRSNSLERRKGHLPAKNVNYPPGVAAWAASTHFQNPASNGPALGTHSGAQPSSKWLPAMEEIPENYEEDDFDNVLNHLSDGKHELMDASELVAEINKLLQDVRQN, encoded by the exons ATGTATCGAATCGACGGTAAAATGcactttttattcctttttgcaCTGATCGTAATATCTTGCAATAATGCTGTGCTGGGCAAGAATTTGAAATACAGGATTTATGAGGAGCAGAGGGTTGGATCAGTAATAGCAAGACTATCGGAGGATGTTGCTgatgttttattaaaaatgcCTAACCCTTCCTCAGTTCGGTTTCGAGCCATGCAGAGGGGAAATTCTCCCTTGCTTGTAGTCCGTGAGGATAATGGAGAAATCAGCATAGGAGCTAAAATTGATCGGGAACAACTGTGCCAGAAAAACTTAAACTGCTCCATAGAGTTTGATGTGATCACTCTGCCCACTGAGCATCTGCAGCTTTTCCATGTTGAAGTTGAAGTGCTGGATATTAATGACAACTCTCCACAGTTTTCCAGAGCTCTTATCCCTATTGAGATATCAGAGAGTGCAGCTGTAGGAACTCGGATCCCTTTGGACAGTGCTTTTGATCCAGATGTGGGAGACAACTCCCTTCACACTTATTCCCTTTCTGCAAACGATTTCTTTAGCATTGATGTGAGAACCAGGACTGACGGTGCTAAGTATGCAGAGCTGATTGTGGTCAGAGAGCTGGATCGTGAGCTGAAGTCCACTTACGAACTCCAACTCACTGCTTCTGACAAAGGGGTGCCTCAGAGATCTGGGTCATCCCTCCTGAAAATCAGCATTTCTGATTCCAATGACAACAGCCCTGTGTTTGAGCAGCAGTCATATATTATCCAGCTCTTGGAAAACTCTCCTATTGGGACTTTGCTCATAGACCTCAATGCTACTGATCCAGATGAGGGCGCCAATGGGAAGGTCGTGTATTCCTTTAGCAGTCATGTGTCTGCCAAAATTATAGAAACTTTTAGGATAGATCCAGAAAAAGGTCACCTGACCCTGCTGAAGCAAGTGGACTATGAAGTAACCAAATCCTATGAAATTGACGCTCAGGCTCAGGATATGGGGCCAAATTCTATTCCAGCTCACTGCAAAATTATAATTAAAGTTGTGGATGTGAATGACAACAAGCCAGAAATCAACTTAAATCTGATGTCCACAGAGAGAGAAGAGGTAGCTTGCATTTCTGAGGGGTCACCCCTGGACACCTTTGTTGCCCTGGTCAGAGTGCAAGATAAGGACTCTGGTGTGAATGGAGAGATCACTTGTAAGCTCCATGGGCACGGCCACTTTAAACTTCAAAAGACTTATGAAAATAACTATTTAATCTTAACTAATGCCACTCTAGATAGGGAAAAGAGATCTGAATACATCTTGACTGTAATAGCAGAGGACAAGGGAACGCCAAGTCTCTCCACAGTGAAACACTTTACTGTCCAAATCAGTGATGAAAATGACAACCCACCCCGCTTCCAGACAAACAGATATGAAGTTGTTATCTTGGAAAATAACTCTCCTGGAGCATACATCACATCAGTCACAGCCACAGACCCAGATCTAGGTGACAATGGGCAGGTGACATACACTATTTTGGAGAACTCTGTTTTGGGAAGTTCTATAACCACCTACGTGACCATCGATCCCTCCAACGGGGCGATCTATGCCCTGCGAACCTTTGATCATGAAGAAGTAAATCAAATTGCCTTCATGGTCCAAGCTAGGGATGGAGGGAGCCAGCAGCTCATTAGCAATGCCACGGTTGTACTCACCATCATCGATGAGAATGACAACGCTCCCGTCATCGTGGGGCCGGCGCTACGcaacagcacagcagaaatCTCAATCCCTAAAAATGCTGAAATTGGCTTTCTTGTCACCAGGATAAGGGCTACAGACAGAGACTCTGGTATGAACTCTGAGCTCAGCTGCTCCATAGCAGCTGACAAGGAAAACAACATCTTTGTGATGGATCCCCAGACTTGTGACATCTCTATCAATGTGAGTGTTGAATCAGTTCCAGCAAAACAATGGGAGTTTTTGGTGATAGTCCAGGATAAAGGTAGTCCTCAGCTTAGTACTAAAGCTCTTCTGAAATGTACCATTTTGGAGCATGTTTATTCATTTTCAAGCACTGAAGCAACTTTGATaagccagccctccctggaCATCTCCATGATAACCATTATATCCTTAGGATCTATATGTGCTGTGCTGTTGGTTATTATGGTTATCTTTGCCACGAGATGCAATCGAGAGAAAAAGGACACCAGGTCTTACAACTGTCGCGTGGCCGAATCGACCTACCAGCACCACCCAAAACGTCCCTCCAGGCAGATCCACAAAGGGGACATCACACTGGTGCCAACGGTAAATGGCACTCTGCCCATCAGGTCCCACCACAGAGCTTCACCGTCATCCTCCCCGGCCCTGGAGAGGGGTCAGATGAGCAGCCGGCAGAGCCACCACAGCCACCAGTCCCTGAACAGCCTGGTGACCATCTCCTCCAACCATGTGCCTGAAAACTTCTCCCTGGAACTCACCCATGCTACACCAGCTGTCGAG caggtttctcagcttctctCAATGCTTCATCAGGGCCAGTATCAACCAAGGCCAAGTTTTCGAGGAAACAAATATTCCAGAAGCTACAG ATATGCCCTACAAGATATGGATAAATTCAGCTTGAAAGACAGTGGCCGGGGTGATAGTGAAGCTGGAGACAGTGATTATGATTTGGGGAGAGAGTCTCCAATTGACAGACTTCTTGGGGAAGGATTCAGTGACCTTTTCCTTACAGATGGAAGAATTCCTGCAG CCATGCGCCTGTGCACGGAGGAGTGCAGGGTCCTGGGCCACTCGGACCAGTGCTGGATGCCCCCGCTGCCCTCTCCTTCTTCCGACTACAGAAGCAACATGTTCATCCCTGGCGAGGAGTTCCAGGcaccgcagcagcagcacctgcagcagcagcagcaccaccagggcCTCGAGGAGGATGCCCAGGCAGCTGACGCCAGTGAGAAGAAGAAGAGCTTTTCAACATTTGGGAAGGACTGCCAGAGCGAGGAGGATTCAGGGGACTCCTGCACCTCCTCGCTCCTCTCGGAAATGAGCAGCGTCTTCCAGCGCCTGCTGCCGCCCTCGCTGGACGCCTACACGGAGTGCAATGAGACGGATCGCTCCAACTCGCTGGAGCGCAGGAAGGGACATTTGCCAGCCAAGAATGTGAATTATCCACCGGGggtggcagcctgggcagccagCACGCATTTCCAAAACCCTGCCAGCAACGGGCCCGCTCTGGGGACTCACTCGGGCGCGCAGCCTTCGTCCAAATGGCTGCCGGCCATGGAGGAGATCCCGGAGAATTACGAAGAGGATGATTTTGACAATGTGCTCAACCACCTCAGCGATGGCAAACATGAACTCATGGATGCCAGTGAGCTGGTGGCAGAAATTAACAAGCTGCTGCAAGATGTCCGGCAGAACTAG